One region of Streptomyces davaonensis JCM 4913 genomic DNA includes:
- a CDS encoding antibiotic biosynthesis monooxygenase family protein, which produces MAIVAVFEVPGMTRAQYEQSADKVTGGRGAVTNSADWPVPGLISHTSAPTPNGWLVVDVWESDEAFQRFGEFIIPVLRELGAPDVQPKIYPVHTVVTR; this is translated from the coding sequence ATGGCGATCGTTGCAGTCTTCGAGGTGCCGGGCATGACTCGGGCCCAGTACGAGCAGAGTGCGGACAAGGTCACCGGCGGGCGTGGCGCCGTGACGAACTCCGCCGACTGGCCCGTCCCTGGCCTCATCTCGCACACCTCCGCCCCCACACCGAACGGCTGGCTCGTCGTCGACGTCTGGGAGTCGGACGAGGCCTTCCAACGGTTCGGTGAGTTCATCATCCCGGTCCTGCGCGAGCTCGGGGCTCCTGACGTGCAGCCGAAGATCTACCCCGTGCACACTGTCGTGACCCGCTAG